One Novosphingobium sp. EMRT-2 DNA segment encodes these proteins:
- a CDS encoding inositol-3-phosphate synthase gives MKPIKVAVIGVGNCASSLVQGVYHYRNNNSSQGLIHDRIGGYGAGDVDFVLGIDVDARKVGKDISEAIFAGPNCTAVFFPDVPATGAKVIMGKKLDGVADHMTGMGDKGFIVADAPEATKESIVAALKETGAEVLLNFLPVGSQDATEFYMECALEAGVAVVNCMPVFIASRPEWEAKFRAKRIPIVGDDIKAQVGATIVHRVLSSLFGARGVTVERTYQLNTGGNTDFMNMLDRQRLGSKKESKTEAVQAMLAQRLEDENIHVGPSDYVPWQKDNKLCFLRLEGAQWGNVPMNLELRLSVEDSPNSAACVMDAIRCCKVALERGEGGALIGPSAYFCKHPPQQFNDDVAAQMVEEYVSDQALAAE, from the coding sequence ATGAAGCCAATCAAGGTCGCCGTGATCGGCGTGGGCAACTGCGCCAGCTCGCTGGTCCAGGGGGTCTATCACTATCGGAACAACAACTCGTCGCAGGGCCTGATCCATGACCGGATCGGTGGCTACGGCGCGGGTGACGTGGACTTCGTGCTCGGCATCGACGTCGACGCGCGCAAGGTGGGCAAGGACATCAGCGAAGCCATCTTCGCCGGTCCGAACTGCACCGCCGTGTTCTTCCCCGACGTTCCGGCCACCGGCGCCAAGGTCATCATGGGCAAGAAGCTCGATGGCGTTGCCGATCACATGACCGGCATGGGCGACAAGGGCTTCATCGTGGCCGACGCGCCCGAAGCGACCAAGGAATCGATCGTCGCCGCGCTCAAGGAAACGGGCGCCGAGGTTCTCCTGAACTTCCTGCCGGTCGGTTCGCAGGACGCGACCGAATTCTACATGGAATGCGCGCTCGAAGCCGGCGTCGCGGTGGTCAACTGCATGCCGGTGTTCATCGCCAGCCGTCCCGAATGGGAAGCAAAGTTCCGCGCCAAGCGCATCCCGATCGTGGGTGACGACATCAAGGCGCAGGTCGGCGCCACGATCGTCCACCGCGTGCTGTCCAGCCTGTTCGGCGCGCGCGGCGTGACCGTGGAGCGCACCTACCAGCTCAACACCGGCGGCAACACCGATTTCATGAACATGCTCGACCGCCAGCGTCTGGGCAGCAAGAAGGAATCGAAGACCGAGGCGGTGCAGGCCATGCTGGCCCAGCGCCTTGAGGACGAGAACATCCACGTCGGCCCGTCGGACTATGTTCCCTGGCAGAAGGACAACAAGCTGTGCTTCCTGCGCCTGGAAGGCGCGCAGTGGGGCAACGTGCCGATGAACCTCGAACTCCGCCTTTCGGTGGAAGACAGCCCGAACTCGGCCGCCTGCGTGATGGACGCGATCCGTTGCTGCAAGGTTGCGCTGGAACGTGGCGAGGGCGGTGCGCTGATCGGCCCGTCGGCCTACTTCTGCAAGCACCCGCCGCAGCAGTTCAACGACGACGTCGCCGCGCAGATGGTCGAGGAATACGTTTCCGACCAGGCGCTCGCCGCCGAGTAA